The following proteins are encoded in a genomic region of Oryzias latipes chromosome 17, ASM223467v1:
- the LOC101157396 gene encoding tripartite motif-containing protein 16-like — protein sequence MEGVWVKEILQRMLDQMLTFLRMRGEKAEKGVDLDQETFCCSICLDLLKDPVTIPCGHSYCMKCIQGFWDEEEKIPSCPQCRKTFIPRPVLVKSTMLAALVDQLKKTGLQAAPADLCYAGPEDVVCDVCTGRKLKAIKSCLICLASYCEKHLQPHLDAAAFKKHKLVEPSKNLQENICSRHDEVMKMFCRTDQKCICYLCSVDEHRGHDTVSAAAERTERQRELEESQQQIQQRIQDREKEVKLLQQEVEAINHSADQTVKDSEKIFTEMIRLIQKRSCDVKQQIRSQQQTEVSRVKDLQKELKKEITELKRRDAELKQLSLTEDHNYFVRKWYGCLKKSDSFLPVHSIQLQHFNKGQSAVPQCRNKFQELLDEEFKEICQTVTHVDVFLFQEPKARADFLQYSQQITLDPNTANSYLFLSEENRKATCMAVGQSYSSHPERFSIKFQVLSRESLSGRCYWEVKKGFGGISVVLLYKNKSTVKKSFGENENSWVLSVFKRGFIFKHNNITYPIRAPASTKSPDHIHSAASCWTVVVWSTTQHS from the exons ATGGAAGGCGTTTGGGTGAAAGAAATCCTGCAAAGAATGCTGGACCAAATGTTGACTTTTCTGAGAATGAGAGGAGAAAAGGCAGAGAAAGGAGTTGATCTGGATCAAGAAACCTTCTGCTGTtccatctgtctggatctgCTGAAGGATCCGGTTACTATTCCCTGTGGACACAGCTACTGCATGAAGTGTATTCAAGGATTCTgggatgaagaggagaaaatCCCCAGCTGTCCTCAGTGCAGGAAGACCTTCATACCGAGGCCTGTTCTGGTAAAAAGCACCATGTTAGCAGCTTTAGTGGATCAGCTGAAGAAGACTGGACTCCAAGCTGCTCCTGCTGATCTCTGCTATGCTGGACCTGAAGATGTGGTCTGTGATGTCTGCActggaagaaaactgaaagccATCAAGTCCTGTCTGATCTGTCTGGCCTCTTACTGTGAGAAACACCTTCAGCCTCATTTGGATGCAGCTGCATTCAAGAAACACAAGCTGGTGGAACCCTccaagaacctgcaggagaacatctgctcccgtcatgatgaggtgatgaagatgttcTGTCGCACTGATCAGAAGTGTATCTGttatctctgctctgtggatgaACATAGAGGCCACGACACagtctcagctgcagcagaaaggactgagaggcagagagagctggaggagagtcaacaacaaatccagcagAGAATCCAGGACAGAGAGAAGGAGGTGAAGCTGCTTCAACAGGAGGTGGAGGCCATCAATCACTCTGCTGATCAAACAGTGAAGGACAGTGAGAAGATCTTCACTGAGATGATCCGTCTCATCCAGAAAAGAAGCTGTGatgtgaagcagcagatcagatccCAGCAGCAAACTGAAGTGAGTCGAGTCAAAGATCTTCAAaaggagctgaagaaggagatcactgagctgaagaggagagacgcTGAGCTGAAGCAGCTCTCACTCACAGAGGATCACAACTATTTTGTAAGAAAATGGTATGGATGTCTCAAGAAATCTGACAGCTTTCTTCCAGTACATTCTATTCAACTTCAGCATTTTAATAAAGGACAAAGTGCCGTCCCTCAGTGCAGAAATAAATTCCAGGAACTTCTAGATGAAGAATTTAAGGAGATCTGCCAGACAGTCACTCATGTGGATGTTTTCCTGTTTCAAGAGCCAAAGGCCAGAGCTGACTTCCTACAATATTCACAACAAATCACTCTGGATCCAAACACAGCTAACAGCTACCTCTTTCTGTCAGAGGAGAACAGAAAAGCAACTTGCATGGCAGTGGGGCAGTCTTATTCCAGCCACCCAGAGAGATTTTCCATCAAGTTTCAGGTTCTGAGCAGAGAGAGTCTGTCTGGACGTTGTTATTGGGAGGTGAAGAAAGGATTTGGAGGGATTTCAGTGGTGCTTTTGTATAAGAACAAGAGCACAGTCAAAAAAAGTTTcggagaaaatgaaaattcttgggttttaagtgtttttaagcGCGGCTTTATATTCAAGCACAATAACATCACCTATCCCATCAGAGCTCCTGCTTCCACTAAG agtccagacCACATTCACTCAGCCGCTTCATGTTGGACTGTGGTTGTTTGGTCCACAACACAGCACAGCTGA